The Spiroplasma clarkii genome has a window encoding:
- a CDS encoding DDE-type integrase/transposase/recombinase: MKRNYRGKRQMKTNKHIQDIIREAALSRDKAAKRELLIKSGGSRSWFYDAIKKYKEIGEAFFIHKNKNNKHAQKRTHMQALEISRIFRDEYLNCNFRDFMRYLKADKRYDYQWVSYSYIYNILRSKNHCSKLAHKKTIKLLAKEEELKNRPQSLLVPSSATERAKENIHIARPRTQRRGHVVEADATFWRFSDEEIWALHGYIDEASGEVLGLYFDHQETTEGYFNALKPVLKNYGTFEVLRTDKRRTFWSEKKESSPEDSRIQFAFVAKNLGIDIQSSISPQFKPRIERLWKTIKGTITTFMEQNKVTNINEANLVLPKFVEYLNNHVVTLQKDFTTNSFKKFEGDLNIILGHKSIRVVARDLTVTYEKKKYFICNFTTPLNIPRREIMIIQCCDGNLIASLGDNYYSMIEFDNEMLYKSKVVLENEGVKPEDMPQKIKNNSVWAQSNFIFFKKKYSSWYKKHSY, encoded by the coding sequence ATGAAAAGAAATTATAGAGGTAAAAGACAAATGAAAACCAACAAACATATACAAGATATTATTAGGGAGGCTGCTTTATCCAGGGATAAAGCAGCCAAAAGAGAACTTTTGATAAAAAGTGGTGGTAGTAGATCATGGTTTTATGATGCCATTAAAAAATACAAAGAAATTGGTGAGGCCTTCTTTATCCACAAAAATAAAAACAATAAGCATGCTCAAAAGCGAACCCATATGCAAGCACTAGAGATTAGCAGGATTTTTAGGGATGAGTACTTAAACTGTAATTTTAGGGATTTTATGCGCTATTTAAAAGCAGATAAAAGATATGACTATCAGTGGGTGAGTTATTCATATATTTACAATATTTTAAGATCTAAAAATCATTGCTCAAAACTGGCACATAAAAAAACTATCAAATTGTTAGCAAAAGAAGAAGAGTTGAAAAATAGACCTCAAAGTCTACTGGTTCCCTCCTCAGCTACAGAAAGAGCAAAAGAAAATATCCATATTGCAAGGCCAAGAACCCAAAGGCGTGGTCATGTTGTTGAAGCTGATGCTACATTTTGAAGATTCAGTGATGAGGAGATTTGGGCATTGCATGGTTATATTGATGAGGCAAGTGGAGAGGTTTTAGGATTATATTTTGATCATCAAGAAACTACTGAAGGTTATTTCAATGCTTTGAAACCGGTCTTAAAAAATTATGGGACTTTTGAAGTGCTAAGAACTGACAAACGCAGAACTTTTTGGAGTGAAAAAAAAGAATCTTCGCCCGAAGATTCTCGAATTCAGTTTGCATTTGTAGCTAAAAACTTAGGTATTGACATCCAATCATCAATTTCACCACAATTCAAACCAAGGATTGAAAGGCTCTGAAAAACCATTAAAGGTACAATCACTACCTTTATGGAACAAAATAAAGTCACAAATATTAATGAGGCCAATCTAGTCTTACCAAAATTTGTTGAGTATTTAAATAATCATGTTGTAACCCTTCAAAAAGATTTTACTACAAATTCATTCAAAAAATTTGAGGGAGATCTAAATATTATTTTGGGACACAAATCAATTAGAGTGGTTGCAAGAGATCTAACTGTTACCTATGAAAAGAAAAAGTACTTTATATGCAATTTCACAACACCATTAAATATACCTAGACGAGAGATTATGATAATTCAATGTTGTGATGGTAACCTTATCGCATCACTTGGTGATAACTATTATAGTATGATTGAATTTGATAATGAAATGCTCTACAAATCAAAAGTTGTTCTTGAAAATGAAGGAGTGAAACCTGAAGATATGCCACAAAAAATTAAAAACAACTCTGTCTGAGCTCAATCAAACTTTATCTTTTTTAAGAAAAAATACTCAAGTTGATATAAAAAGCACTCCTATTAA